A genomic region of Echeneis naucrates chromosome 24, fEcheNa1.1, whole genome shotgun sequence contains the following coding sequences:
- the acbd3 gene encoding Golgi resident protein GCP60 → MMATEVQSGDLDSASSSRLEVSIDGLTLSPDPDPEGERGPVEEPDPEPAEPETDTPGAAEGEDGETAKSAIEKKWGFPLQELYGMALKFFKDKDGKAFHPTYEEKLRLVALHKQVLLGPYNPDASPEVGFFDVLGNDRRKEWASLGNMEREEAMVEFVKLLNKCCNLFAPYVTSHKIEREEQERKRKEEEERQRREEEEREHQRQEQERRRLEEEERLRREEAERRQAEEERLRVEQQKQQIMAALNAQTAVQFQQYAAQQYPNSPEQQLGLIRQLQEQHYQQYMQQLYQVQLAQQQAALQKQQSDSMVQGTLESSGFNSGEPVPTSAAGPLCGATPPAGEEAPTVNGGQSDSYSESIDREPEPELAEEVSENGPLLADSPPVIAAPSMWTRPQIKDFKEKIRQDADSVITVGRGEVVTVRVPTHEEGSYLFWEFATDYYDIGFGVFFEWTDAASASVSVHVSESSDEDEDDEGDPPSEEEKAKKEAGKPQVDEIVPVYRRDCHEEVYAGSHQYPGRGVYLLKFDNSYSLWRSKSVYYRVYYTR, encoded by the exons ATGATGGCGACAGAGGTTCAGAGCGGCGACCTCGACAGCGCTTCTTCCAGCCGGCTCGAAGTTTCCATCGATGGCCTCACCCTCAGTCCGGACCCGGATCCGGAGGGGGAGCGGGGCCCGGTGGAGGAGCCGGACCCCGAACCCGCGGAACCTGAGACCGACACACCGGGAGCCGCTGAGGGCGAAGATGGAGAGACTGCTAAATCTGCGATAGAGAAGAAATGGGGCTTCCCCCTCCAGGAGCTCTACGGGATGGCTCTCAAATTCTTCAAAG ATAAAGATGGGAAAGCTTTCCACCCAACCTATGAAGAGAAGCTTCGGCTGGTGGCTCTACACAAACAGGTGTTACTTGGACCTTATAATCCTGATGCTTCACCAGAAGTTGGCTTCTTTGATGTCCTAGGCAATGACCGCAG GAAAGAGTGGGCCTCCCTGGGTAACATGGAGAGGGAGGAGGCCATGGTGGAGTTTGTCAAGCTACTTAACAAGTGCTGTAACCTCTTTGCTCCCTACGTCACCTCGCACAAGATAgaaagagaggagcaggagaggaaaag aaaagaggaggaagagcgtcagaggagggaagaagaggagcgGGAGCATCAAAGACAGGAGCAGGAGAGACGGAGgctggaagaggaggaaaggttGAGGAGGGAGGAAGCGGAAAGAaggcaggcagaggaggagaggctaCGAGTTGAACAGCAGaa GCAACAGATAATGGCAGCACTAAATGCTCAGACAGCTGTGCAGTTCCAACAGTATGCTGCCCAGCAATACCCCAACAGTCCAGAACAACAACTGGGTCTCATCCGTCAGCTCCAGGAGCAGCACTACCAGCAGTACATGCAGCAGCTCTACCAGGTCCAGTTAGCCCAGCAACAG GCGGCCTTACAGAAGCAGCAGTCTGATTCAATGGTGCAGGGTACACTGGAATCTAGTGGCTTTAACAGTGGGGAACCTGTCCCCACTTCAGCAGCGGGACCATTGTGTGGGGCCACACCACCTGCTGGCGAAGAAGCCCCTACAGTCAATGGAGGCCAGTCAGACTCGTACTCTGAGAGCATAGACAGAGAGCCAGAGCCTGAGCTGGCAGAGGAGGTCTCAGAGAATGGACCGTTATTAG CTGACTCCCCACCGGTCATAGCTGCACCCTCCATGTGGACACGGCCACAGATCAAGGATTTCAAGGAGAAAATCCGGCAGGATGCTGACAGTGTGATTACGGTGGGGCGTGGCGAGGTGGTGACGGTGCGTGTACCAACCCATGAAGAGGGCTCCTACCTGTTCTGGGAGTTTGCCACGGACTATTATGACATCGGCTTTGGGGTCTTCTTCGAGTGGACAGATGCTGCCTCTGCATCAGTCAGTGTGCACGTGTCGGAGTCcagtgatgaggatgaagatgatgaag GTGATCCTCCCAGCGAGGAAGAGAAGGCAAAGAAGGAGGCCGGGAAGCCCCAGGTAGATGAAATTGTGCCGGTGTACCGGCGGGACTGTCATGAGGAAGTGTACGCCGGCAGCCATCAGTACCCCGGCCGTGGAGTCTACTTGCTCAAGTTTGACAACTCCTATTCACTCTGGCGCTCCAAGAGTGTCTACTACAGAGTCTACTACACCAGATAA